ACAGGTAGAGGTTCGGCACCACGGCGGTCACGCCGTCCATGACTGGCCCCATCCAGGCGAGATCCTTGTTCTTGGCGAGCGCCTCGAGGAGCTGCGCGTTCCGGCCGGCCGCGAACAGCCCCAGGCAGAAGAGCCCGCTCAGGAACGGGCTCGAGAACGACGTGAAGAACAGCGCCATGGCGACGACGAGCAGCGTCTCCACGAAGATGAACGCCACGGCGACGAACAGCCCCGCCGTGAGCTCCGCACCCTCGACCTTGAGGAGCACGAGGAACACCGCGAGCATGAGAGCCATCTGCACGGCCAGCGTCGCCGCGAGGCCGAGGAACTTCCCGAGCAGGTACGTCGTGCGGGAGACCGGCTTCGCGAGCACCGGGTAGATCGTGCGCTTCTCGATCTCCTTGTGGAGCAGCGTGATGCCGAGGAAGATCGCGATGAGCACCGAGAAGAACGACACGCCCGCGAGGCCGACGTCCATGGTGCACCGGACCTGCTGGTTGAAGGACAGGCGGCCGAGCACGACGCTGAACAGGATGAGCGCGATCGCGAAGAACAGGAAGCCGTACAGGATGCGATCGCGGATCGCCTCTCGGTACGTGTTCTTGGCGATGGCGAGCAGCTTGGTCACCGCGGCTCCTCCTCGGGTGCGCGAACGGCGAGCAGTATACCGCAGAAAGCCATTTCTCGGTTTGTCATTTGGGCGTTTGGTTCCTAGAATGAACCGGCGAGGAGGGCGCTGCGCATGGATCTCGACAGGGCGAGGGAGATCATCACCGCGTGGGCGCGCGCCGAGTTCGGCAGGCTGCTGCAGGTGCGCGACGTCGCCGTGGTGCGCAGGGCGACCGGCCGGGTGTGGAGCGGCGAGGTGTTCTGTTCCACCCGCGAGGGCGACGTCCGGGTCGGGGCCGTCTGCGTCGAGGAGACCGGCGGCATCGTCGATCTCGTGGACATCGACGCCATCGTCGACGCGTTGGTGGCGGTCCGGCGCGCGTCCGTCGAGAGGCCTTCCCTCCCTGCCGCGCCCGCCGCGGAGGCCGAGACCGACTTCTCGGATCTCGCCTTCGACAGCGCGCCTCCTCCTGCGACGGCGCAGGGCGACGATCTCGAGGGGGTCTTCGACGCGCTGGAGAGCACGTCGATCCAGGAGCGGGCGAACCGGCTGATCGCCACCGGCGACCGGGAGAAGCTGCTCGAGGCGCGGAACCTCCTGCCCCAGCTGCTCGTGGCGCCGGACACCCGCGGCTTCGTGCTGCGGCAGATGGGGGAGCTCGAGCTCCTGCTCGGCGAGCTCGATCTCGGCCTCAACTACCTCGAGGCGGCGGCGCGCGAGTTCGCCGATCTCGCCGACATCGCGGCGCTTGAGGAGATTGCCGGGCTGACCGCGCACGTCATCGGGCCGGAGGCGGCCGAGACGTCGCCCGTCAGGATCCTGCTCGATCGGGCGAGGGCGCGGCTGCGCCCGATCGACAGGATCGAGCAGGCGCCGCTCTTCATCGGCCTGAGCGAGGAGGAGATCTTCCACCTCCAGGGCGCCGGCGTGCCGATCGCCTTGGGGCCGGGCGACGATCTCCTGCGCGAGGGCGAGCCCGCGACCAGGGCGTTCGTCGTGAGGTCGGGCGTGCTCTCCGTGCGCCTCGAGTCGTCCGAGGGCGGCGCTCGGGTCGTGCGGAGCTGCTTCCCGGGGGACTTCATCGGCGAGTCGAGCGTCCTCGGGCCGCCCGGCTGCACCTGCACCGCGACGGTCCGCAGCGAGGCGCAGACCGCGCTGTGGCGCTTCGAAGGCGCGCAGCTCCGTGACATCATCGCGGAGTATCCCGAGATCGGCACGCGCATCGAGTCGGCGAGGACGCTCCACCGCCTCGACTCGTTCCTGTCCATGCACGACGCCACCGCCGCGCTCGACGTGGCCGTGCGCGATCAGCTCCTCGGGAGCATCAACGGGATCGCGCGCGTTCGTGCCGGCGATCGCATGAACCGCGCGGGCGCGGTCCCGGCCGCGGTCTACCTCGTCGTCGAGGGCCGCCTCGAGTACCGGCCGCCCGGCGGCGCGGTGCGCGTGTACGGCCCGGACTCCTTCGCCGGCCTGAAGGACTCCCTGCACGAGCTGCCGCTCGAGGGGGATCTCGTCGCCGCGACGGACGGGGTCGTCGTGCGCTTCGATCCGAACCGCCTCAAGGGGATCGCCACGGCCGCGACGCCCGAGGTGATCGCCGTCCTCGAGAAGATGGAGTGACGCGAGATCGCAGAGGCGCGGTCGTGTTCGACCTCGACGGGACGCTCGTCGACACGTCGGGCGACATCGTCGCCGCGATCAACCACATGCGCGGGCTCGCGTCGCTGCCGCCTTTGGATCGCGCCGCCGTGCTCGCCGAGGTCGGCTTCGGCGCGCCGCACCTCATCGAGCGGACCACGGAGGCGTCGGGCGCCGCCCCTTTGCCGGAGCGCCTCGACGAGTTCAGGCGGCACTACCGGGAGCACCAGGGCACCGCGTCGGCGATCTACCCGGGCGTGCGATCGATGATCGACGAGCTGGCCGCCGAGTTCGACCTGTACGTCCTGTCCAACAAGCCGCACGACGCCGCGGTCCGCGAGATCGAGATCCGGGGCCTCGGCGCCGCGTTCCGCCGCGTCTGGGGCGCGGGCAGCCTGCCGGCGCTGAAGCCGGATCCCGTCGGGGTGCGCGAGGCGCTTCGCGAGAGCGGCGTCGACGCCTCTCGGGGGGCGATGGTCGGCGACATGGCGATCGACGTCGCCACGGGCGCCGCCGCCGGCGTCCGCTCGTTCCTCGTGTCGTGGGGGTTCAAGAGCCCGCGGCTCGAGGCCGCCCTCGCGGTGCCGGGCTCGTTCACGTCCGCGGCCTCTCCCGAGCGGCTCGCCGCGGAGATCCGGCGCGCGATCCCGGCGAGGTCGTGAGCGGCCTCCGTTTGTGCTTGAAGCGGAGCAGCCTTCTCATCATACTTTTCCCGCTGCAATCGAAAGGCCGTTGGGGGACGGATCCGAGCCCCACCGGTCCAGGAGGTCGACATGGCCTGGAACTGCTACTCGTGCGGGACGAAGAACCCCAACAGCGCCGACACGTGCTCCAAGTGCGGCGGCAACGTCGCGGCGCCGAAGAGCTTCTACGTCACCTGGGTGTTTGGCGGCGCCGTCATCTTCGCGGCCTTCTACATGATCGGGACGTTCGCCGGCGGAGTGGTCGTCGCCACGATCGCGGCCCCCGACGATCAGGCCGTCATCGCCCAGCTGAACTCCACGAAGACGGCGGGTGATCTGCCGGTCAAGACGCTCACGGACGTGAAGCCGGAGCAGATCACCGCGGCGCGCGCCGTGGCGACCGAGAAGGCGAAGGCGGCGATGTCGCCCGTGCTCCGCGAGATCATCACCTGGATCTTCCCCCTGTTCCTGTTCGTCCTCGCGGGCATGCTCGTCGGGTTCATGTCGGACGGGAAGACGATCATCGAGGCGGGCCTCGGCGCCGCGGTCGGACAGGTCGGCGGCTTCCTGCTCCACATCTACGTGTTCGAGACGGATCTCAGCTGGCTGGCGCTGGTCATCGGGCTCGTGCCGGGCATCGGGGTCGGGATCCTCGGCGCCTGGCTCGGCGAGATCATGCAGCTCCGCAAGGAGGCGGCGGGCTGAGCGAGCGCCGCGCGAGGTTGCGACGGGTCGGACCCGGGAGGCGTTCGTCGCGATCCCTGGTGGGCGGCGCGGGGCTCCTTCTCGCCGTTCTCGCGTCGAGCGCCGTGGCCGCAGAGGATCGCGGGCCTCTCGAGCTGCCGCTGTCTTTCGATCCCGTCCTCCTGCTGCAGCCGCGCCTCGTCTTCCGCGCCGAGGATCGCGGGAGCGCCGAGGAGCGCGAGATCGCGGCGTCGCTCCACAGGGCGGAGATCGGCTTCTCTTTGTCCGGCGGGGCCGTCGTCGCGGCGTTCACGGCGGACGTGTCGAGCGGCAAGCCGTTCCTGCGCGATGCGTACGTCGACATCGGCTTTCTCGAGGGCACCGTCACGGCGCGCGCGGGCTTCGTGCGCCCGCCTCTCGGGAGGGAGGTCCTCGCCGCGGGGGATCGGCACACGCTTCCCGCCGAGCCCCTGTCGCTCGCCGTCGTCGACCCGCAGCGCGAGCTCGGGCTCGAGCTCCACGGCCGCGTCGCCGGGATCCTGTCGTACG
Above is a genomic segment from Pseudomonadota bacterium containing:
- a CDS encoding HAD hydrolase-like protein; this translates as MTRDRRGAVVFDLDGTLVDTSGDIVAAINHMRGLASLPPLDRAAVLAEVGFGAPHLIERTTEASGAAPLPERLDEFRRHYREHQGTASAIYPGVRSMIDELAAEFDLYVLSNKPHDAAVREIEIRGLGAAFRRVWGAGSLPALKPDPVGVREALRESGVDASRGAMVGDMAIDVATGAAAGVRSFLVSWGFKSPRLEAALAVPGSFTSAASPERLAAEIRRAIPARS
- a CDS encoding ABC transporter permease; protein product: MTKLLAIAKNTYREAIRDRILYGFLFFAIALILFSVVLGRLSFNQQVRCTMDVGLAGVSFFSVLIAIFLGITLLHKEIEKRTIYPVLAKPVSRTTYLLGKFLGLAATLAVQMALMLAVFLVLLKVEGAELTAGLFVAVAFIFVETLLVVAMALFFTSFSSPFLSGLFCLGLFAAGRNAQLLEALAKNKDLAWMGPVMDGVTAVVPNLYLFYPSGKMVEQSWATVLGQYVSNGYAWHTIGYGIAYTALFLTLAVVLLGRRDFA
- a CDS encoding cyclic nucleotide-binding domain-containing protein — encoded protein: MDLDRAREIITAWARAEFGRLLQVRDVAVVRRATGRVWSGEVFCSTREGDVRVGAVCVEETGGIVDLVDIDAIVDALVAVRRASVERPSLPAAPAAEAETDFSDLAFDSAPPPATAQGDDLEGVFDALESTSIQERANRLIATGDREKLLEARNLLPQLLVAPDTRGFVLRQMGELELLLGELDLGLNYLEAAAREFADLADIAALEEIAGLTAHVIGPEAAETSPVRILLDRARARLRPIDRIEQAPLFIGLSEEEIFHLQGAGVPIALGPGDDLLREGEPATRAFVVRSGVLSVRLESSEGGARVVRSCFPGDFIGESSVLGPPGCTCTATVRSEAQTALWRFEGAQLRDIIAEYPEIGTRIESARTLHRLDSFLSMHDATAALDVAVRDQLLGSINGIARVRAGDRMNRAGAVPAAVYLVVEGRLEYRPPGGAVRVYGPDSFAGLKDSLHELPLEGDLVAATDGVVVRFDPNRLKGIATAATPEVIAVLEKME